DNA from Acanthochromis polyacanthus isolate Apoly-LR-REF ecotype Palm Island chromosome 7, KAUST_Apoly_ChrSc, whole genome shotgun sequence:
ATGGTGACATCTCCTAGCAATTGTACCCTTTAGTGCTGCTTCATTCTTCTTGgctaaatttaaaattaaatggcAACGTCAAAAACTGGGTTTACCTCAGATCAGTATTTAGACAATGCAGGCATCTCCAGTCAGCGTTATACTATTTCACTTTAACAGTAACTTACTATATTCTGGTTCCTCTGGCGGCTGTGTGGCGTCAGAACCAGGTGTAGGTTCGTTAGTCAGGCTGTtgatctgcagctcctcagtgTTCACCTCCTGCTCTGCCTCTGCCTGGTCTCTCTGCTCCAGGCTCGACACCATCACCTCATAGGCTGTCCTGGCCTCAGACGACAGCTCGATCATCTTATGATAGTAGTTCTGTGGGAATCAAAGGTGTCAGTTTGTCTACTAAAGCAGAAATTATCTTAACTGATTGTTAACTGTCCTGAATGCTATTAGTGTTTAGTTGTACATAAACCTGACCTGTGCACCGTCATAGTTGAAGATGCCCACCAGGCTGACAGGCACAGCCTTGTTGACGCAGCGACCCAAAGCTTTCCTGGAGAGCGCAAACACGAACGGTACGCCCTGTTCACGACACGTGTTGATGATGGTGTGAAGAGCCTCATCCAGGCCACCTGTGAAAGGAGATGTTTTCATCACTGTGCAGTTTCAAGCATCCTGTGTTTCACTTTCAGGGCTACATTTGCAAATGATTACGATGCAGAGCCCTACATTTACCTTTCGCTGGACAAATCAGAAAACTAGTCTTTTTCTATTCATTTTGCCAATAAGCTGCTATTTTTACATCCTAACACAAAGTTTTGAAGTCCTTTCCATGGTgactaatattaaaaaaaagcagtcgAGCTGTTATGGGGAAAAGGGGatattaaactttttttaaattattacaataaagtttaaaagagaaagtttttgttgcttctaaATCACACAGAAAACGGGAGAAAGATGAGTAATGTAGCTATTTCAATTATTGTTTAGGCATTCTGTATCCCCAGATATTTTTCTAAAGAGCATTTTCAGTGAAACTAAGGTCCatcaaataaaagcaacaacaaaaaagactgaAACACTGACATACAACTgtttcatttttccattaaaatgtttttttaccCATCTTAAAATTACTGTTTATCTCAAAtatgaggatttgctgctttttttgctTATATATGACATTAAGTTTAAcatctttgattttaaaaaagcattttaaggcTCTGGAAGACTGTATATTTTGCAAATTATCAATAGACTAAACAATTGTGAAAATAACATGCAGATTAATCAGCATGGTCAATAAAGCTTAGATGCAGCTCTAAATCAGCAATTCTGTACAAGTTAAGTAATGCACAGCACTACCTGTATTGTGTCTAACCTGCATTATAAACTACTCTGGCTATTCAAAACTAACTCACAGAGAAACTAAAGTCTACTTTTGGTATGATGGCTTTATCTCTCTAGCACTTCTGAGCATTTCCATAAATAATTAGCATAGAAACAAGCTCCTACACTTTAACTTAATGCTGCAACAAAGAAAAACCTAAATGTGCATCAGCATTTCACTGCATTTTCACAGAACTACGACACTCACATCGGCACAAATATAGAGAAAATGCTCCCCTTTGTAGGACGTCCTAATGCCAAACACACTATAAGCCAACTGTAACGTACCTTTGGACTGGATGCGTTCACAGTTCGGTGAGATGATGACACATTTCACCTTCCTGAGTTTGAGGTGCTTCAGGACCTCGCGGAGGCCCAtcacgatccgtctcttcatgCGAGCCTTCATGGGGTCTTTCTGGTACAGGCGGTCCTGGAAACGAACCAGCTCCTTCAGCAGAGACGTCACACACTCATCCACATCTTTGCTCAGCATCTGGCTGCAATAGCTGATGcacaaaagaacagaaatgtgAGAGGAACAGTGATTCAATTCTGTAAGGCTGTTTTACCACTGATTAATTTTAGACACATAAATGGCCAACAACTTGTGCCTGGGTATGTAGTGAAGCATGAAGCCTTTGTGGTCTTACTCTCTGAACTTCCTGCTGTGGATTTTGAGTGCATGAGCCGTGCAGTTCTCAGGTGAGGTGGTTTGGTGCTGTACGGTCTCATCCTTGTCCGTCTCCTCATCAACCTCTCCTGCCATCTGGCTTGTGTTAAACTCCAGCTGATCATCAAATCCCTCTGTAAGACTACTGACATCATCTgaacacaaaatgtaaatatttgctgTAATTAAATGTTTCACTTTATCTCCCTACAGCTGATGATTACTCAGTAAAACTGGACTCCAACTGATTTTGTTCTGACCTGTGGCATTTGCGTCACAATGTTCTTCTTCTGGGGCATCATTAGAGAGCGTGGCATCATTTTCAGGCAGCAGTCCTCTCTCTTCCAGCAAACgtctctgttttctctcctctctttctttcagAATAACCTGAGAATCCGATAGCACGTTGTAAGGACAAAGACGCACTGCAGTCATTTTTGTTCCAGACTAAGTAAGTGGACTCGCCTTCTTGAGAGGAGTGGGTTTCTTGGCTTTGGGCACCTCTCTCTGCTTGCCTTTCTTTACCAAAGGGCTGGTGGAGTCTAGTGGATTGTGTGCAATTTTATCCTGCTGCCAGGGCAGCTTCTTCTGGGCCGATGGTTGCTTCTGAACAACAGGTAGACCTCCGCCAACTGCAAAAAACAAGTAGAAGAAGACTTAGGTTTTGATACCCTGAACCACCAGATCTACATCAGGAGGCTGTTCCTTTAATAATTAGTATAGCCGTTTAAAAATAcggtttaaaataatttgtatcAATTGGACTGAAGACAGAGGTCAATCTGCTGACCATAACCAACCTGAGAGAATGACCGGTTTAGGGTCCTGCTTGGTTTTCTGAGATTGCTGCTTCTTTTCCAGGGCAGCCAGCATGTTTCCAATGTCCAGCTGGACAGGAACTTTGCTCTTCTTCCCAGAGACTTTCTCCGCTTTCTAGAAATCCagtgatgaataaaaaaaaaaaaggctcaacACAAACCAtaatcattgttttctttttttccaggaTAATGTTAAACACACACCTGTCCTTTTTTAACAGCTTCTGCGGACTGAGCTTTAGCTGCTGCTGATTTCTCCTTGTTCTGGTCTGATCCTCCTCTTTGGTTCtcctaaaaacaacaacaacgtgACTCTCACAAAAAAAGCTCACAGTTTATTGTTTGTGACACTACACACAATTTTCTAATGACATATTACCTCATTGCATAGCTTTGCATTGCTGCTGGTTTTTAACCTGTCGGTCCCAGTC
Protein-coding regions in this window:
- the LOC110949415 gene encoding selenocysteine insertion sequence-binding protein 2-like isoform X1, which gives rise to MDMESKLSSAVQDFDSKHQRRPRKEPHSTSTPFLILPNPYVSDQISRGSGVSPKPAAKGGDVPRSHGYSSSRPVRETSDDFPQRDRSLRDPQTKASKSNNDFQGRTMGKSSMDAQKKGFRGSRSAPNSAVKSKPAQTNFVPFEVKMADFPELAGVSRSQAPPPPATAQKECWGPNRPSTSPHASKLVSSWKSGRRGSPPRADPPQSAADAKPDTTVIPEGQSVLTSWANIASQPPKKPVPHDKTISSNHMQTEDKAAQQEVGASGKKKRKKKKKAKGSSEDAEAESEEPAIPQAPPKFEDEEEFPGLTGTDRLKTSSNAKLCNEENQRGGSDQNKEKSAAAKAQSAEAVKKGQKAEKVSGKKSKVPVQLDIGNMLAALEKKQQSQKTKQDPKPVILSVGGGLPVVQKQPSAQKKLPWQQDKIAHNPLDSTSPLVKKGKQREVPKAKKPTPLKKVILKEREERKQRRLLEERGLLPENDATLSNDAPEEEHCDANATDDVSSLTEGFDDQLEFNTSQMAGEVDEETDKDETVQHQTTSPENCTAHALKIHSRKFRDYCSQMLSKDVDECVTSLLKELVRFQDRLYQKDPMKARMKRRIVMGLREVLKHLKLRKVKCVIISPNCERIQSKGGLDEALHTIINTCREQGVPFVFALSRKALGRCVNKAVPVSLVGIFNYDGAQNYYHKMIELSSEARTAYEVMVSSLEQRDQAEAEQEVNTEELQINSLTNEPTPGSDATQPPEEPEYIKIWKKMLEKECNHSFLNFEEQLSSMHLDSECIETTDEDERS
- the LOC110949415 gene encoding selenocysteine insertion sequence-binding protein 2-like isoform X2, with the translated sequence MCLTRFQGGVSPKPAAKGGDVPRSHGYSSSRPVRETSDDFPQRDRSLRDPQTKASKSNNDFQGRTMGKSSMDAQKKGFRGSRSAPNSAVKSKPAQTNFVPFEVKMADFPELAGVSRSQAPPPPATAQKECWGPNRPSTSPHASKLVSSWKSGRRGSPPRADPPQSAADAKPDTTVIPEGQSVLTSWANIASQPPKKPVPHDKTISSNHMQTEDKAAQQEVGASGKKKRKKKKKAKGSSEDAEAESEEPAIPQAPPKFEDEEEFPGLTGTDRLKTSSNAKLCNEENQRGGSDQNKEKSAAAKAQSAEAVKKGQKAEKVSGKKSKVPVQLDIGNMLAALEKKQQSQKTKQDPKPVILSVGGGLPVVQKQPSAQKKLPWQQDKIAHNPLDSTSPLVKKGKQREVPKAKKPTPLKKVILKEREERKQRRLLEERGLLPENDATLSNDAPEEEHCDANATDDVSSLTEGFDDQLEFNTSQMAGEVDEETDKDETVQHQTTSPENCTAHALKIHSRKFRDYCSQMLSKDVDECVTSLLKELVRFQDRLYQKDPMKARMKRRIVMGLREVLKHLKLRKVKCVIISPNCERIQSKGGLDEALHTIINTCREQGVPFVFALSRKALGRCVNKAVPVSLVGIFNYDGAQNYYHKMIELSSEARTAYEVMVSSLEQRDQAEAEQEVNTEELQINSLTNEPTPGSDATQPPEEPEYIKIWKKMLEKECNHSFLNFEEQLSSMHLDSECIETTDEDERS